From the genome of Candidatus Poribacteria bacterium:
TATTGTCGAGTCTGTTCCATAAACTGATAGAAACTTCCCAAGTCTGTCTCCGCAAGAATTGCGGCAGTATTGTAGTAAACGGGTGCTGGAGATATGCGAGATATGTTCAGTGCCAAGAGAGACTGTCGGTTCGGATTTTCGTCGAGATATGCTTTACGTATTTGCCATATCCTGTCGGCGTATTGTGCCCGTAGATTTTCCTTGAACCCGTAATATTCTTGGATAAACGGTATACCGTCCTCGTTTGCAAAACGGCTCATGCCTATGGTCTCTCCGCTGCCATAAGAACTTCTGTCTGAACTTAAGCCCATGCCACCAGGCTTGGCATGATCCCAAGGGTTTTCAACACCGCGTTTTTTCAAATACTCTCCAACTTTGGTCTCAAATTCCATCCACAGTTCATCCGCCTGTGTTTTGGACGATTGTTCTGATCGAATTGGACTCGCATGTTCCACGAGTAAAACTGTTAAATTGGGAATGATCAGCACGAAAATCACCCAGACGCACATTGAAAACATCAGGGTGATAGAGGAGCGATGTGTCCGAGCGGAAAGGAAAAGTCCAATAAGAAAAAAGAGGGAGACGTAAAGCATAGAGACGAGAAAGATGAGTAAAACCCGTATCCAATCTGAACTATTAAAGGAGACATAAGGCGAAAATTGTATCACCAATAAGCCTGCCACGAAACTCGCAACAAGTGGAAGAGAGATGGATATCATCCCGGCAATATATTTTCCTAAGAGCAGCGTCGATCTCGGAACTGCGCATGAGAGTGCCAATCTTAAAGTCCCTGCTTCTTTCTCTCGCGATATAGCGTCGTAAGAGAAAAGCAGCGCGAGCAGACTCATCACCACTTGGCAGATGACCGTGAAATCAATAGAGGAAAAGATGTTCAAATATGGATTATCAGATCCGTGTTGTTCAGCAACGGCAGGAACAGATCCGTGCGCCACAGCTACCGAATTGCCCTTCCTTTTATCCACACCTTCGTTGAAGACACTCAACAGTTTCGGTTTCCGATTACACTTCAGTCTACGATTTTGCCCAATTTGCCCGAATTCAGAGTATTTTTTGACCTGTCTTATCTGATCTTCATTTTCTCGTATAGCCGTTTGGTAACTTTGCAGTCTATCCTCATAACCTCTGGTCAGAACAAAGAGATTTGTTACAATCAGGAAAAAATAGATGAGCAATCCCATCAAGAACCTGAAACTTAAGATATTGGATGTGATTTCCCTTCTAACAATTGTCCAAAGCATCATATTTCCTCAGTTACACAAAGTATAGATGGTTTTCGCTTCTGCCGCGCTTCACTCCCTATAGATGACACTCGGATTTAAAAGTTTTCAGTGACGCGCCACTTCTCAAAGACTGTCTCATTGAAAGAAACACTGTGATATTTGTATATGTACGTAGAACCAATCTGCAGTTGCTATTCTGTTTCGTCGGAATCCTCCTCAAAGTCGTAGAAATCGTCGAAAATCTCAACATCACTGGGTGCGTATTTCTCCCCATAAGCGGACTTGATGCTATTCCATAACCGATTCAAAACTCTTTCACTCTTCAATTGGTTGTAGTTGATTCCCGCTATCGCTCTCTGTATACAATCGGCAATAATAACCAAAAGGATATCGGGAACTTCGGCATCCTCATCAATGATAGCGTCAACAGTTTCCCATACTGCGTGCTTGAACAGGGTTGGTAAACGATTGATATGGTGAAGGACCACCTGTGTTACGAGCACAATAAAACATGACACGCGAGGGATGGAGATATCTTTAGCGATATCATGCGCTTCCAACTCTTCAGGTATACCGATTTCATAGACATGCGCAACAACGCCATGGTGGATAAATCCTATGCGAAAGTCAAAGTTCTCGGGTATCTCCTCTTGAAAAAGCGGTGCACAATGGTCTGGCGCAAGCCGTAGGTACTCCATTTTTAGTATTCGCTTGTCAATACTTGTCTGTTTTTTCTTTCTCATCAATCTTTGCGCTTTCCATCGAAAGCTTCAAACATCGGAGGAAAGCCCACTCCCATAAAAATTTGTCCGTTTAAACCGTATCCAAAAATCCCAACTCACGTAACCGATCAATCCATTGCTGCCGTTTTTCACTGCCCGATGGATTTGCGACCCAGCGCGGATCGTAGAGCGGCTCGCTCGGTCGATTAAAGTGTTCGGGACTCTTCGCATTGCTACGCGCGCGGTCGCGTGTAGCAGCATCTTCTACTGGCGTTTTCGGATTGTTATAGTAAACTATAGTGCACATTCGACGGTCATCATTGCCACCCCAACTGGCATGCCAACACCGCATATCGAAAGCGACCACATCGCCGGGTTCCGATTTGCAAACATAACCCGGAACGTCACAAATCTCCAGTCCCAACTCGTTCAAATTCTCCCGTAGATCGTTGTGCAGCGGATTTTTGTGAGAGCCGGGAATCAACCGTAACGCCCCGCTTTCCGCGTCAACAGGTTCGAGATAATATGCGAACTTCACCCCGTAGCAATCCTTGGTTGGATCGACGTTATGGTCGGGATGCCAATTTGTATTGCCTACATAACGGTTCGCATCCGAAACAACGAAAAAGACATCGTCGCCGTATAGTTGCTCTGCCACCTTGCAGAACCGTGAGTCCTCCGGCAAATCCGAGAAAAATGGTGTTTCGGGTCCCATCATCGGCAGCCAATGTCGGTGCGTTCCATCAAAGGGGACATGACTGTATGCAGACGCCATCGCCCCTTCAAACTCCTCGTGTATAGTGTTCAACTCGTCTTGGCTGAACACCTGCCGAAAAATGAGGAATCCCAAAGTGTGGAAATGCTTGATTTGCTGTTCTGAGAGCATGATGTTCCTCCGCGCTTTGTGGCGTTAAGAATCAACAGTAATTGATTCAGTTGCCCAACTATTAATAAAATCTTCGACGCTGAAACCCGTGGGCATATCGTTTGGATTATAGTCAGACATTCGTTGGAAGCCGGGCTGATATGTATCTTCCGGAAGTTTCAATTTTTCATCAAGTGGCTGGAATCGCCCACACAGTTCGGTTGCCCGCTCGGACGTAAAGTGATTTCCAAGATAGATGATGTCCCGACCGTTCCCCCATAGGGTGGAAGGATTCGCAGTTGTGTGCTTCAAATCATACAATTTCCCCGCCAGTTTTGAGAGCATGACGATACTGACCATCCGTTCATGTGGTGAGGGATGCAATGCCGCCAGTTCAGCACAGAATCTGTTCGCGTCTCCGTTAATGATGGCATGGAAGATAGCGGCTATTCGATCAAACTCCTGAAAAAAGAGCGCGTCCCATGCCTCAAACTGTTCGCGTGCTGTATTTGAGAGATAATGATAGAATCCCGGTTCCCAGTGCCGCCAATGGACATTGGGTAAAGCCGCAAATCCGAATGGACGGTAACCCGGGTGAAGTGTGCGCCGCATCTTGCTACTGTAATAACTACCCCAGTGCAGCAATAGATGCGTGTATACGACGCCGTCTCCAGCATTCAGTTCAACTGGCATTCCACCGGGCAATGGAACAGACGGATTTTCTGCGAGTTGTCTATGCTCTGCCTCGGTATTAACCCGACGGTGGCTGCGCGGGACAATCCAGAAGACACTGTCGTCATACAAGGCAATATTCCACTGAAGATAACTCGGTCCGTGGTGTTCCATGTTTGAAATCATCCCACGCAGTGGAGCCGGTTCACCAGGACCAATGTCCCGATGCCAACGCATCGGACCCGCATCGTGACTCCCACTACAGATGCAGGCGAATTGGTGAGGCACGACGTGTTCTGCTTCCATCAGCTGCTGGCTAACGCCGAGCGTATTTTCATGAAGCAGAAATTCGATTGCCGAGCCAGATTCCTCATCACAGTCGGTGTCAAATTTCAAGCGCGGTTGAGCAGAACGCTCCCAATCACCGCCTTGTGGATCGGTAGGGAAACGGCGTTGTGCAGAAAATTCTTTTCTCCGACTGACCATGTGTTCGATACTGCGGCGCAACGGTTCGAGTTCTGCCCTCGGCACGACAGATCGCAGTATGTTGTACCCCTCTTCTCTGAACTGTTGTCGATCGACTTGCATGATATGTTTTCCTCTTCCTAACACAAGTTCAACGCGCTAACTTCTGCTGCAATTTCGGGCTATCTATTACCTCCCGATTCACAATCCACGTGGGAATCTTCCCAGAAGCCACGTTGATAATGCTCCCACATGCACTCTTGGCGTTGCCTTCAAAACATTCATCCGTCCAGCAGATACTGTGTGGGGTTACGATAACATTGTCCAGACTTAAGAGTGGATCGTCATCGCTAATGGGTTCCTGTTCAAAAACATCAAGACCCGCTCCTTGAATCCGTCGGTTCTGAAGTGCTTCTGTGAGTGCTTTCTGGTCAACAATTGGACCGCGTGCGGTGTTAATCAGATAAGCCGTCGGTTTCATCAACCCGATACATCTTGCATTGATGAGTCCTCGCGTCTCTTCGTTCAATGGACAACAGACACATACAAAATCAGCCATTTGCATCAAGGTGTCCAGATCGACGGGTTCCACATCTGCTTCTGCTGCGTCTGCAGGTGTGACGTAAGGGTCGTAGGTGATGTGGCGCATCCCGAAAGGTTTCGCCAGTTTAAATGCCTCTTTTCCGATATTGCCCATACCAACAAGCCCAAGTGTCCTACCGACTAACCCCATGCCTCTATAGTTTTGCGTGTTCCGCCAGCCGCCGGAACGGGTCAGCCTATCCTTTATCAACAGTTGGTGGCTCAGTGATAAAACAAAAGTCATAATAGAGGTGGCAACAGGACGGCGAACACCGTCAGGGGCAATCGTCAGCAACACACCGTTTTCCGTACAGGCTCCCACGTCCACCTTATCGTATCCGACACCGAAAC
Proteins encoded in this window:
- a CDS encoding ABC transporter permease subunit, with the protein product MMLWTIVRREITSNILSFRFLMGLLIYFFLIVTNLFVLTRGYEDRLQSYQTAIRENEDQIRQVKKYSEFGQIGQNRRLKCNRKPKLLSVFNEGVDKRKGNSVAVAHGSVPAVAEQHGSDNPYLNIFSSIDFTVICQVVMSLLALLFSYDAISREKEAGTLRLALSCAVPRSTLLLGKYIAGMISISLPLVASFVAGLLVIQFSPYVSFNSSDWIRVLLIFLVSMLYVSLFFLIGLFLSARTHRSSITLMFSMCVWVIFVLIIPNLTVLLVEHASPIRSEQSSKTQADELWMEFETKVGEYLKKRGVENPWDHAKPGGMGLSSDRSSYGSGETIGMSRFANEDGIPFIQEYYGFKENLRAQYADRIWQIRKAYLDENPNRQSLLALNISRISPAPVYYNTAAILAETDLGSFYQFMEQTRQYRREWVEYLRDEKIFSSRRWFTEDGAQGALDLSGIPRFKERSEGIGRSLQRALPDIMILAVLNILFFMGAFISFLRYDAI
- a CDS encoding dehydrogenase codes for the protein MNKSVFRVGVTRDFLGPDGTCDLDDIAGPLFDEAGLHWEYIAENTPVLQAAQVQNYDALLVLGAGITTETFTDADKLAVIARFGVGYDKVDVGACTENGVLLTIAPDGVRRPVATSIMTFVLSLSHQLLIKDRLTRSGGWRNTQNYRGMGLVGRTLGLVGMGNIGKEAFKLAKPFGMRHITYDPYVTPADAAEADVEPVDLDTLMQMADFVCVCCPLNEETRGLINARCIGLMKPTAYLINTARGPIVDQKALTEALQNRRIQGAGLDVFEQEPISDDDPLLSLDNVIVTPHSICWTDECFEGNAKSACGSIINVASGKIPTWIVNREVIDSPKLQQKLAR
- a CDS encoding phytanoyl-CoA dioxygenase family protein is translated as MQVDRQQFREEGYNILRSVVPRAELEPLRRSIEHMVSRRKEFSAQRRFPTDPQGGDWERSAQPRLKFDTDCDEESGSAIEFLLHENTLGVSQQLMEAEHVVPHQFACICSGSHDAGPMRWHRDIGPGEPAPLRGMISNMEHHGPSYLQWNIALYDDSVFWIVPRSHRRVNTEAEHRQLAENPSVPLPGGMPVELNAGDGVVYTHLLLHWGSYYSSKMRRTLHPGYRPFGFAALPNVHWRHWEPGFYHYLSNTAREQFEAWDALFFQEFDRIAAIFHAIINGDANRFCAELAALHPSPHERMVSIVMLSKLAGKLYDLKHTTANPSTLWGNGRDIIYLGNHFTSERATELCGRFQPLDEKLKLPEDTYQPGFQRMSDYNPNDMPTGFSVEDFINSWATESITVDS
- a CDS encoding phytanoyl-CoA dioxygenase family protein, with the translated sequence MLSEQQIKHFHTLGFLIFRQVFSQDELNTIHEEFEGAMASAYSHVPFDGTHRHWLPMMGPETPFFSDLPEDSRFCKVAEQLYGDDVFFVVSDANRYVGNTNWHPDHNVDPTKDCYGVKFAYYLEPVDAESGALRLIPGSHKNPLHNDLRENLNELGLEICDVPGYVCKSEPGDVVAFDMRCWHASWGGNDDRRMCTIVYYNNPKTPVEDAATRDRARSNAKSPEHFNRPSEPLYDPRWVANPSGSEKRQQWIDRLRELGFLDTV